ccgtcacaggccataaaattttattaacctaacaaactagatagaactgatagaactgaaaatatatatggcggcatagagatcagctacccagaacagcaggagatcaccggcccaacgggaacagcagcagaggggtctctgccctaaggagatgacgctgaggggttgcagagatcacgtgaccatccctcaaaaagggaggaaggagggttaccgtcacgtgcacgtgagggcctacccccctccccggaagtctggccatcactcacccctagcgaccttctcctgcgcaaccggaccgaggatctcccgccgccagggtgaaaagaagatcttccacctagataaggattccctgttaccaagccgtgtaaaccgcataacagggagaggagatccatatcctacagtaatggcttattgggcctagggtgagtagccatagccctgccattaaggtgccgtcgaaaatacaacatcattaaaacattacaaaaggggaagggagggaggggaaaaaactgcttcagccaggatccggagaagaagaggaagttgcaagggagaacttggcttatctactggtaaggaggggcctaccctaaattgcaacaatgttgcacccagcaccttccctctctcttctaacccactctcctacagccttaacccttagactgctccaggcttatactaagccctacactgcattaagggattaaatgcttaccggatccttcttcacagaggagaggatttaacataacttaattaaataactatgtacatgagaatgtagtgcgaaataaccacagacaaactttttatgggaaaattttgtgaccgtcacaggccataaaattttattaacctaacaaactagatagaactgatagaactgaaaatatatatggcggcatagagatcagctacccagaacagcaggagatcaccggcccaacgggaacagcagcagaggggtctctgccctaaggagatgacgctgaggggttgcagagatcacgtgaccatccctcaaaaagggaggaaggagggttaccgtcacgtgcacgtgagggcctacccccctccccggaagtctggccatcactcacccctagcgaccttctcctgcgcaaccggaccgaggatctcccgccacaaggaagcattttaatggtacccttgccgccaacccacgacccgatttacaggaggggtaacagagctctctgaatgtcccctatgaataaatccagccccacatctgaaaggtgaactttatcccttctatatagctcggttctatcagccgaaatggcttcgtgccgtaccacgaagccacctgacccagtgacggttttcgctacagacgcattgatcttcttcctaacccggtatgccgccgtatgggccgacatatgcctccagtggagacggggtattatatgggaccaccctatcatgacccccgggatgcgtactcttagccacccaatgtctgcctgcataaccttaatcaactgtaaaactggtatggcccccacatcgttaccccctaggtgaagaataataatgtgaggcttcccccagcgtaccagggcctcagatatggttcctgctaattggggccagcacatccccctatcacccaaccacctaacggatgccttgttgggagggagacctagggattggccaaatgggagggacgcacagcgtagggaggcccagtggacaaaggagtggcccacaatccagattcgcttcaccccgggggtagtgcctgtggagacaaacagtttagtatcctgaattaacaactaaacattaaacaattggacggacataggttctgaaacaattggaccgccaacgcccaatacgttttatgtcctcgcacgaggagcccgcttgcacagcgttagtcgcggcccctatgcgaaaagagtgcggggcgagtctgctagcgtccagccccgcctggactgccgccaattttaggaccctaccgaactgaaatttggaaagggatctgccgtccgcatggaccaggaattgccccgggccaggcggcctttgagccaggtaaaggttaacgcagttaaccgggcagcatgcgctgttcacctgagggtgaacggggatccaggttcccttaccctcctgatctgtctttgatcgcgGCAGAAAAAGAAGTAAGGAATCAGGGGCAGCTCTAACATGTTGCAGTTGTATACCTGCCCCTGACGCctgcttggagggtgctactacctcgctaactctaagagcggcggcaaaggccagattaaacgcagttttgaagagtagggcttcaaaatctgatctacagaccacgtcgagcgccaagagcaatcgctccaggcggtcgcgggtgatgggttcgcacgtgtctattttccgctgctgcgatctgccccaacccttgatcacctgcctaataaaaaaggaattggttgggtcaggaatggctaatgccctatagaaaaatgagagggcggccaatttggattgtattgccccctgacgggccccagcggcatgcaaactcaccagccaatcatgtaagttgtccctagacccctgagcagcgtcggctcccctggacgcacagaaattgtcccattcagaccacatgcgggcataggcgtgccaagtggatggtgctaaggaggagcggaccaacggcagtaaggctatccaggaaggacgagctgccaaaggaaatcaggacagcgtaaacCCACGGCTGCAGCTGTGGGGGCTAACTTGCGAAATGTCACCCATTCGAATCGTGACAGGGCGTCAGCTACAACATTGTTAACGcccgggacatgacgggcctggaactggatgttaaggtccagacagcgcaacaccaggtggcgcagcaaggtaatgacctttgctgaggtggctgacaagttattgatcgcaaaaaccacactgatgttgtctgtccagaacacaacagtcctgTTTGACAACTTCCcaccccacagctcgaccgccaagaccacggggaatagctccaggagagtcaggtttcgagtaaggcccgccggggcccaggactccggccagggctccgcgctccactctccctggaaataggccccgtaaccgtgcgatccagctgcgtcagtgaaaaggtgcagtaactggctagacatgggaggggtacgccagacccgaatcccgttaaatcgcttgagaaactgttcccagactactaggtcagccagcaattcactccctagggttatctttgatttcgggtttgacctaccactaagctgtctttccagtctacggttaaaaacccgacccatggggataactctgcaagcgaaattaagcaaacctaacagggattgtaactgtttcagggaaataactgcattagagactgccactctgaccgcctcaagcatgccctgaactttatcaggtggcaacctacagagccgagcctgggtgtcgatttcgattcccaggaaaactaaacaggacgcggggccttgcgttttgtcctctgccaggggcaccccgaaatgtctcatgacgctgcgcatgatgttcattgtggataaacaatcatcggagcctgctctccctacaatgagaaaatcgtccaggtagtgtgctatgggatcgctgcccacttctgaagctacgacccaatgaaggaaactactgaacgcttcaaacaaggcgcatgacaaagagcagcccatgggcaggcagcgatccacgtagtacacacctgcaaacttacaacccattagatggaaaactgaggggtggagtggaagaagcctaaatgccgactcaatgtctagtttcgccaatagagcaccatgacccgccctcctgaccaggtctagtgcgctatcaaaggattgatagcgcaccgagctgagttgggggtcaatggcatcattgactgagctaccttttgggtacgacaggtgctgaatgaggcgaaacttccctggctctttcttgggaaccacccccaacggggaaatgaccaaatcagGTAAAGGTGGGGCAGCAAAGGGGCCAGCCATTTGCCCTAAAgtcacttctttattaattttatccctcactacttcggggtgttggtatgctgaaataaggttcctattaaatctcttacccttgatttgcctaaatgtggggatatgaaaaccaaatgaaaaaccctcccataacatacgtgccgccgcctggtctgggtaagcccacaaccatggtgccatggcatgtaccttaattggcgtttccgcctttctggcccaaGTTTGCTGAAGGGGGCTTATTGGTCTGGTCCCTTCGCTTGATGcagtcactgccagggtgtggaccagagcagtacctgcagacgtgtctgaaggtgcatgcgctacccttgtcgcattttttgtcctggaagggccagcaggttcccccccgtttcctgcttctggtattacgaaaggactgctgcgctgattgctgagttgaagttacggcagcgggtgcacccccttttgggtccattcgctgccacaactggttatcagtagagtcaaaagtcagggaaggatttcctgccattttcctcctgaactcagcatcatattccctccacacaccttcactgtgattacgctgaatccagtgaatagtgtccgtgtattttaggataggcaaactctgggaggggtacttttcgatataacaggaggaaaaaaccctgaagtactggagccactcatcaaaagtgtctgggcgtttaaattttttaggccctgttccctcagcgctcctctctctctgcctatacgcctccaccgaaaggtcaaatatattaacatattttccacagtgaatcctactgaccacctttttgcgcaggtgtctatgcaatgagtatatttttcctgggcttgcgtccccataaagggctgctcgcctttcGGAGATGGCCCTGGTAGGGAGAGGTTCAGCTGGCACCTCTGTAGGTGGGTTTTGCGGGGCGGTGTTACTGGCGCTGTCCTGCTTATTATCTGGCTtgacccccctctttaaaattttcttaatcattctaaacattttcttctgacctgccccttgtaaacccaaagaagagtcagtctcagaccctgagtcagaagaggatgagtcagaggaagaatggtcattgtgtgtaaataaagcattctcaccgtgactaatggcaggaggtccctgacccatgctggaaacgggctggcctgcttgctggttttggagggcgagtcctgaagacccttgctgtgcagtggaagtggtggctgctgctcctgctgtaatgctgcctgctactcctgcatccgccccactcatgactgtggcagtgttggtccgtgttttttctgcactttgtgatccaattgccccctgcaaaagagaaagaatttggcgagcactttgcccaatggatgtgtctggattatcagtagcaagggGTGGATGAGCTATATGAAGCGGTGTATGAAACCCCTGACTCGCTGACTGTCCATTCGCAGATGTCTGAGCATTCACACCCTGCTGGTCTACAATAGGGTTATGGCTTGCctggcttattgattgtgcatggtttaatgagtgtgcatgagcgcccTGCGTGGCTGCAATGGGGGAGTGGATACCCTGAGCAAGGGGTTGTACTCCTTGTATGCCTAACATAATGGGATGTTGTAGCTGGCCTAAAGATTGCACATTTGCATTATGTATGCCAACCAGGGGTGTATTATATCCCTGAGTTGCTGCTTGTACGTTCACACCATTCAAAACCGCATTCACACCAATGGGGGATGGTAAATGATGAGACGGTAAATGATGCTCAATGTTTTGATTCACATGCATACTGCGATCATTGCCTTGATTCACATGCAGACTattatcagacatatgtgtattaatgacaatatcatgcggctgagcggccgcttgtactaaaccactatcagccctgtgtgggttaataatatcgggagcggcctgctgaacagcatttgcgttatctcccatttgtaaaaactgtaatggcctcattgccctggaagggttaactctgcgtgtccccctacccctatcactggctatctgcctggtactacctcttatgatggagcgacccctttgatgCCCCTGAGGATTAACGTTCAAATGTGCTGTTCGCTTGCGCTGTTTGCTTGCGCTGCTAATGCCCCTCcgaccccccactgataacccgccaacagccaaggacggctctcggtgctcacctgcaagtggcgttgccccgggagccgatgtccttgcgaccgcgcgggaatctgccaagccggaagtgccgatgtccgcttccggtgacgtcactaacaTGGCGTTAACACCGGAAGTCGGACCCGGACCACGCGGCTGGCGAAGGAGATCGCTAGGCCCCGGGGGGAGCAGCATAGGCCCTGGGGTGGCATGGGCCTCGGGTATGGTGTGCCTAGGGGCAAGTCTGGGTGTTGAGGGCTGAGGGGCCGTTACAGAGGCCATGTTCCGGCCGGGCTGGGGATCGCGTGTTGCCACGTGTGGTGCCTCaatgagaggtgtgaaagggcgatgGCTGCTGGGGGTTAAAGCAGGATCCGGATCCTGACTAGAAGGATCAGGAGGGAAAACAGCTGGTGTCACACTGGGCCCTGGGGAGGCTGCAGCCATTGCGGTTATTATGTTTTTCAATAggtcagaaactgctgacatagcagcagggggtacAGCACTAAGAAATGAGGCCTGTACACTATCAAGGGGTAAATTAACCTGCTGGGTCTGCAATGCTTGCTGTGTGGGGGATTCCTGAGCTAACTCAATATCAATAggtccctgctcttccacattatgaacctgggctgacacaacagtagtatattgagttgggggaatgatatctaaatcatcctcagaaatagattgaacacttatctttattttttcttttgcaggtgcaggaggttcctgttccgactggtaacgtctgggaggcagagtagaacgcctggaacgatgcatagctgcgctggtgatgacagaactgctaagaaaaaactgcttcagccaggatccggagaagaagaggaagttgcaagggagaacttggcttatctactggtaaggaggggcctaccctaaattgcaacaatgttgcacccagcaccttccctctctcttctaacccactctcctacagccttaacccttagactgctccaggcttatactaagccctacactgcattttcagcttggaaacagcaacatTATTTTCCCATCTCCAAGTCTGTGCAAACTCCACAGTTCTCTTAACATCAATTTCTCCTACTCCAGCACTAAAATCTCCTCCCCACACCCAGATGGCATTTATCTTCCTTAATACagttattacagcagccatcttgggtaagggcaaggcccttacatatatatctatttctataacaAACACCTTGACGTAAAAAAATTGATTTGAAACAAAgtgaacttttttgtttttaaatatatatctatatacagtatacatctaggtatatatctgtatctgtgtatattcatatatagataCAGGCTTACCTCTGAGttattgcaggtttggttccagaccactgcaataaagcaaatatagtaaTAAAGTGAGTCGCACAATTTTTTTGTTTCccggtgcatataaaagttatatttacactatactgtagtctaataagtgtgcaatagcatatTTAAGAAATAAACAAGCAGAAAGATCATACCACTTGGAACAATAAGTTCTGGGTTGTGATGGGCATTCAGTCCTTATGACCATACAAAGCAGAGACACACCAGCATGACATGGAACATGTTTGTAAGTACAACTGATGGTCAGCTACTGCTGTGATAGGGCCCAtggaaatctttttttcttttcttttttttttttgagagaagAATACTTATAAAATACAAAGCCATAAGAACATAACTGTTATTCATCAAAATCAAATTCTTCTTCAAATAACAGTGAATTTTTACCTAGAAATATAAACTCAAATAACGAGACTATGGCAGTGTTCATGTAAAATCACAGACCTTATACATGTTCTCTGCCCTACCTTAAAGCCACTTGAATGCCACATCTGACGCTAGACTATATGCATCAAAGCTCAAAACAATAGTCATTATCCCTGTACTCTGTACCCCTCACCATCTTTATTAACTTTGTATTATAACATTAGAAATCATGTGTGTTCTAAGTACACCCTTTATGTCTGTAGTAGGACTATAAATGCAGGAGCACATTCTTTTCTGCTCGCCCTTTATATAAGTTGTATTCTCATTTCAGAAGTAACAGATAAATGCCCAAATATTTTCCCTTTATGCAAGCTGTATGACTTGAATACAGCTTTAGACCAGATGCAAATTTAGCTCCCTGTTCTAATGTATTTCAAGCTGTATGTCCCACATCATGCCAGCAATAAACAATTTCATCCATTTATACCAGCAATATACTCATCAGAACCCTGAGACAATGTGTAATCATGAGACTGTTTAAACTTACTATATGTTTACTTTTTAGATGGCAAATTAAACCAATGGCATTTGGACTCAATCACTAGCGACTTCACAAGCCTAGCCCTgccacatatacaatatgtcccTAATAAGCCTTGACACAGCTAATCAGATAAAACTGCAAAACCTATGGAACTTTTGCTAATACAATGACAGTGGCTATTGCAATAAAAATTTGAGATTGGCGGGGGGTGGAGCttggccacgctggaagatggccacTGTAGCTTAGAGCTCTAGCTAACTGTTTAGGCCCTTGACTTTTAATCAGACAGGGTAAGGAGCTCCACTGCAGTCTCTGAGAGTCGCACATAGGTGCACCTGAATTGAAGGAGAACTTAGCGGTTTCACTGAGCGCATTAAAGCTGACAATAAATATCACTAAATAATAAAGCAACAAGCAAGGCTGCCTAACTTATTATAATACCCTTATATACCGGAGCTATAAAAGCATAACGCGCAAAAGCCCTGGCCTAATATTTCTGTCATCAAGATCAAGACAGACAGTTTTAAACATAACAGAGTTGGGGGGAAAAATATTTATGAGAACCAGCACAGACAAggctgtttaaaatatattttggaaaTTGGCTACTAACTTAAAACAGATACCCCTAAGCACATACATTGGAGGGCTATCtaaaacagcacatatttataaagGTGCGGGACACTGCTGACCTGTGTGCTTAGTAATATGAAATGCCCCAAAAGAAGAGCACAGCAGGGGAAAAGATTTCC
This genomic stretch from Bombina bombina isolate aBomBom1 chromosome 4, aBomBom1.pri, whole genome shotgun sequence harbors:
- the LOC128656092 gene encoding uncharacterized protein LOC128656092, with protein sequence MRPLQFLQMGDNANAVQQAAPDIINPHRADSGLVQAAAQPHDIVINTHMSDNSLHVNQGNDRSMHVNQNIEHHLPSHHLPSPIGVNAVLNGVNVQAATQGYNTPLVGIHNANVQSLGQLQHPIMLGIQGVQPLAQGIHSPIAATQGAHAHSLNHAQSISQASHNPIVDQQGVNAQTSANGQSASQGFHTPLHIAHPPLATDNPDTSIGQSARQILSLLQGAIGSQSAEKTRTNTATVMSGADAGVAGSITAGAAATTSTAQQGSSGLALQNQQAGQPVSSMGQGPPAISHARPSWIALLPLVRSSLAPSTWHAYARMWSEWDNFCASRGADAAQGSRDNLHDWLALPPG